A genomic region of Mycobacterium senriense contains the following coding sequences:
- the pdhA gene encoding pyruvate dehydrogenase (acetyl-transferring) E1 component subunit alpha: MTVDLEPVQLVAPDGSPTPEDRYSRELPAETLSWLYEMMVVTRELDGEFVNLKRQGELGLFASCHGQEAAQVGAVACLRKTDWLFPQYRELGAFLVRGIPPGHVGAAWRGTWHGGLDFTKKRCAPLSIPIGTQTLHAVGAAMAAQRLGEDSVTMAFLGDGATSVGDVHEALNFAAVFATPCVFFVQNNQWAISMPISKQTAAPSLAHKAIGYGMPGIRVDGNDVLACYAVTAEAAARARAGDGPTLIEAVTYRLAPHTTSDDPSRYRTQDEVDHWSALEPIARYRSYLHGQGLWSDRLEERVAARAKRMRTELRDAVFDAPDFDIDEVFTSVYAEITPGLQAQRRQLRAELDRSD; encoded by the coding sequence ATGACTGTCGATCTCGAGCCGGTGCAGCTCGTCGCGCCCGATGGCTCACCGACGCCCGAAGACCGCTACAGCCGTGAGCTTCCCGCGGAGACGCTGAGCTGGCTCTACGAGATGATGGTTGTCACCCGCGAGCTGGACGGCGAATTCGTCAACCTCAAGCGGCAAGGGGAGCTGGGGCTGTTCGCCTCGTGCCACGGTCAGGAAGCCGCTCAGGTCGGCGCCGTGGCGTGCCTGCGTAAGACGGACTGGTTGTTTCCCCAATACCGGGAACTCGGAGCATTTTTGGTGCGCGGGATCCCGCCGGGACACGTGGGCGCCGCGTGGCGCGGAACCTGGCATGGCGGCCTGGACTTCACCAAGAAGCGCTGCGCGCCGCTGTCGATCCCGATCGGTACCCAGACCCTGCACGCGGTAGGGGCGGCGATGGCTGCCCAACGCCTGGGCGAGGATTCGGTGACGATGGCGTTCCTCGGCGACGGCGCGACCAGCGTGGGAGACGTGCACGAGGCGCTGAACTTCGCGGCCGTGTTCGCCACGCCCTGCGTGTTCTTCGTGCAGAACAATCAATGGGCGATCTCGATGCCGATATCCAAGCAGACCGCCGCACCATCGCTGGCGCACAAGGCAATTGGCTACGGGATGCCCGGAATCCGGGTGGACGGCAACGACGTGTTGGCCTGCTATGCGGTGACGGCCGAGGCGGCCGCCCGGGCCCGCGCCGGCGACGGCCCGACGTTGATCGAGGCGGTCACCTACCGCCTGGCCCCGCACACCACATCCGATGATCCGAGTCGCTACCGGACGCAAGACGAAGTCGACCACTGGTCCGCGCTGGAACCGATCGCGCGGTACCGCAGCTACCTGCACGGCCAGGGCCTGTGGTCGGACAGGTTGGAGGAACGGGTTGCCGCCCGCGCGAAGCGGATGCGGACCGAATTGCGCGACGCGGTGTTCGACGCACCCGATTTCGACATCGACGAGGTGTTCACGTCGGTGTACGCCGAGATCACCCCGGGACTACAGGCGCAGCGCCGGCAGCTGCGGGCCGAACTCGACCGAAGTGATTGA
- a CDS encoding type 1 glutamine amidotransferase domain-containing protein, with protein sequence MAKVLFVVTGASYWTLKDGTRHPTGYWAEEFAAPYRELTGAGHEVVVATPNGVVPHVDAMSLRPSMAGSEKIAMELEEILKSAEELRRPIELADARLEDYDAVYYPGGHGPMEDLWRDADSGRLLIAALASGKPLAIVCHAPVAMLATRRHGVSPFAGYKVTAYTNDEEDAVGLREMAPWTAEDELVKMGVEFSRGEVWKPYTVHDRNLFTGQNPASARPLAREFMKELG encoded by the coding sequence ATGGCGAAGGTGCTGTTCGTGGTCACGGGCGCGAGCTATTGGACCCTGAAGGACGGCACCAGGCATCCGACGGGCTACTGGGCCGAGGAGTTCGCGGCGCCCTACCGCGAGCTCACCGGCGCCGGTCACGAGGTCGTCGTTGCCACACCGAACGGTGTTGTGCCGCACGTTGATGCGATGAGCCTGCGGCCGTCGATGGCCGGTAGCGAGAAGATCGCGATGGAGCTGGAGGAGATCCTGAAGTCGGCCGAGGAATTGCGCCGGCCCATCGAACTGGCCGATGCCCGCCTCGAGGACTATGACGCCGTCTATTACCCGGGCGGGCACGGCCCGATGGAGGACCTGTGGCGCGACGCCGACTCCGGCCGGCTGCTGATCGCGGCTCTCGCCTCCGGCAAGCCGCTGGCGATCGTGTGCCACGCGCCGGTCGCCATGCTGGCCACTCGGCGACATGGCGTCTCGCCGTTTGCCGGGTACAAGGTCACGGCCTACACCAACGACGAGGAGGACGCGGTCGGGCTGCGGGAGATGGCCCCGTGGACCGCGGAGGACGAACTGGTGAAGATGGGCGTCGAGTTCTCCCGCGGCGAGGTCTGGAAGCCGTATACGGTCCACGACCGAAATCTCTTCACCGGCCAGAACCCGGCCTCCGCCAGGCCGTTGGCGCGCGAATTCATGAAGGAACTCGGTTAG
- the bkdB gene encoding 3-methyl-2-oxobutanoate dehydrogenase subunit beta, whose amino-acid sequence MTQLADRPAGHDETLTAAVDNVALGAQSLTMVQALNRALHDAMAADDRVLVFGEDVSVEGGVFRVTEGLASAFGESRCFDTPLAESAIIGIAVGLALRGFVPVPEIQFDGFSYPAFDQVVSHLAKYRTRTRGEINMPVTVRIPSFGGIGAAEHHSESTESYWAHTAGLKVVVPSSPADAYWLLRHAITCPDPVMYLEPKRRYQGRGLVDVTRPEPPIGQAMVRRPGTDVTVVTYGSLVSTAVGTAEEAQRQRGWSLEVVDLRSLVPLDFDTVASSIHRTGRCVVMHEGPRSLGYGAGLAARIQEELFYELEAPVLRACGFDTPYPPARLEKWWLPGPDRLMDCVERVLAQP is encoded by the coding sequence ATGACACAGCTCGCTGATCGCCCGGCCGGCCACGACGAAACACTCACCGCGGCAGTAGATAACGTCGCGCTCGGCGCGCAGTCGTTGACTATGGTGCAGGCGCTCAACCGCGCCCTGCACGACGCGATGGCCGCCGACGACCGGGTGCTGGTATTCGGCGAGGACGTTTCGGTCGAGGGTGGGGTGTTTCGGGTCACTGAGGGACTGGCCTCGGCGTTCGGCGAGAGCCGCTGCTTCGACACGCCCCTTGCGGAGTCCGCCATCATCGGGATCGCGGTGGGGCTGGCGCTGCGCGGCTTCGTGCCGGTACCCGAGATCCAGTTCGACGGGTTTTCCTATCCGGCCTTCGATCAGGTGGTCAGCCACCTGGCGAAGTACCGCACCCGTACCCGCGGAGAAATCAACATGCCGGTGACGGTGCGCATCCCGTCGTTCGGGGGAATCGGTGCCGCCGAACATCATTCGGAATCCACCGAGTCGTACTGGGCCCACACCGCCGGCTTGAAGGTGGTGGTGCCGTCCAGCCCGGCGGACGCGTATTGGCTGCTGCGTCACGCGATCACCTGCCCCGACCCGGTCATGTATTTGGAGCCCAAGCGCCGTTATCAGGGTCGCGGCCTGGTCGACGTCACCAGGCCCGAACCGCCGATTGGGCAGGCGATGGTGCGCCGGCCCGGCACCGACGTGACCGTCGTGACCTACGGGAGCCTGGTCAGCACCGCGGTCGGTACCGCCGAAGAGGCGCAGCGGCAACGTGGTTGGAGCCTGGAAGTCGTCGATCTGCGGTCCCTGGTGCCGCTGGATTTCGATACCGTCGCCTCGTCGATCCATCGGACCGGGCGCTGTGTGGTGATGCACGAGGGCCCGCGCAGCCTGGGGTATGGAGCGGGGTTGGCCGCCCGAATTCAGGAGGAGCTGTTCTATGAGCTGGAGGCCCCGGTGTTGCGCGCGTGCGGGTTTGACACGCCGTATCCGCCGGCCCGGCTGGAGAAGTGGTGGCTGCCCGGGCCCGACCGGCTGATGGATTGCGTCGAGCGCGTGTTGGCGCAGCCATGA
- a CDS encoding dihydrolipoamide acetyltransferase family protein: MSDERVKSFRVPDLGEGLEEVTVTRWHVAVGDDVELNQVLCTVETAKAEVEIPSPYGGRIVETNGAEGDVIDVGAVLLRIDTAPQGGDLPSAETGVPTLVGYGADAGIDTSRRTTRPLAAPPVRKLAKELMVDLNSVQHDAGAIITREDVLSAARGNGNGADVRPVRGVQARMAEKMALSHKEIPAAKVGVDVDCAELVRLADRIRPAEEAITPFVLVLRLLVIALRHNEMLNSTWVDSPQGPQVRVEHRVHLGIATATERGLLVPVITDAHVKTTRELAGRAAELIAGARAGSLAPGELRGSTFTATNFGALGVDDGIPVINHPEAAILGMGAIRPRAVVRGAEIVARPTMSLTCVFDHRIADGAQAAQFVCELRDLIESPETALLDL; this comes from the coding sequence ATGAGCGACGAGCGGGTCAAGTCGTTTCGGGTCCCCGACCTGGGCGAGGGGCTCGAAGAAGTCACGGTGACCCGGTGGCACGTGGCGGTTGGTGACGACGTCGAGCTGAACCAGGTGCTGTGCACGGTGGAGACGGCCAAGGCCGAAGTGGAGATCCCGAGCCCGTACGGCGGGCGGATCGTCGAAACGAACGGCGCCGAAGGCGATGTGATCGACGTGGGGGCGGTGCTGCTGCGGATCGACACGGCGCCGCAGGGTGGTGACCTACCGTCGGCCGAAACCGGGGTGCCCACGCTGGTCGGTTATGGCGCCGATGCCGGCATCGACACCAGCCGGCGCACCACCCGCCCACTCGCCGCCCCGCCGGTGCGCAAGCTGGCCAAGGAGCTGATGGTGGACCTCAACTCGGTGCAGCATGACGCCGGCGCCATCATCACCAGGGAGGACGTGCTGTCGGCGGCTCGCGGCAACGGCAACGGCGCCGACGTCCGACCGGTCCGGGGTGTGCAGGCCCGGATGGCGGAGAAAATGGCGCTGTCGCACAAGGAGATTCCCGCGGCGAAGGTCGGTGTCGACGTCGACTGCGCCGAGTTGGTCCGGCTGGCCGACCGGATCCGGCCGGCGGAGGAGGCAATCACACCGTTCGTTCTCGTGTTGCGATTGCTGGTCATCGCGTTGCGCCACAACGAGATGTTGAACTCGACCTGGGTCGACTCGCCGCAGGGGCCGCAGGTGCGCGTCGAGCACCGGGTGCACCTCGGCATCGCCACGGCCACCGAACGTGGGCTGCTCGTTCCGGTCATCACCGACGCCCACGTTAAGACCACCCGCGAATTGGCCGGCCGCGCAGCTGAATTGATCGCAGGTGCGCGTGCGGGCAGCCTGGCGCCGGGGGAGTTGCGGGGATCGACGTTCACCGCGACCAATTTCGGGGCGCTGGGCGTGGACGACGGGATTCCGGTGATCAACCATCCCGAAGCCGCCATCCTCGGCATGGGTGCGATCAGGCCGCGGGCCGTCGTACGGGGCGCCGAGATCGTCGCGCGCCCGACAATGTCGTTGACTTGTGTGTTCGACCATCGCATCGCCGACGGTGCCCAGGCCGCTCAATTTGTCTGTGAGCTCAGGGATCTGATCGAGTCGCCCGAAACGGCGCTACTGGATCTGTAG
- a CDS encoding enoyl-CoA hydratase, with translation MAQSEVILYNVTNRVALITVNDPDRRNAITAESSGDLREAVQRAEADPDVHAVVITGAGKAFCAGADLSALGAAGGGAAETGLQQLYDGFMAVGSCRLPTIAAVNGAAVGAGLNLALAADVRIAGPAAVFDARFQKLGLHPGGGATWMMQRAVGPQVARAALLFGMRFDADAAVRHGLALSVADDPVAAALELAAGPAAAPREVVLATKATMRATVSPGSLDNEQHEFAMRAELGPQSYSIQSPEFAQRLAAAQRR, from the coding sequence ATGGCCCAGTCCGAAGTCATCCTCTACAACGTCACCAACCGCGTCGCGCTCATCACCGTCAACGATCCCGATCGCCGCAACGCCATAACGGCCGAGTCGTCCGGGGACCTGCGCGAGGCCGTCCAGCGGGCCGAAGCCGACCCCGATGTGCACGCCGTCGTGATCACCGGGGCGGGCAAGGCGTTCTGTGCGGGCGCCGACCTAAGCGCCCTCGGCGCCGCCGGCGGCGGAGCGGCCGAGACGGGCCTGCAGCAGCTTTACGACGGTTTCATGGCCGTCGGCAGTTGCCGGCTGCCCACCATCGCCGCGGTCAACGGCGCCGCGGTGGGCGCGGGCCTGAATCTGGCCCTGGCGGCCGATGTGCGCATCGCCGGACCCGCCGCCGTGTTCGACGCGCGGTTCCAGAAGCTGGGCCTTCACCCCGGCGGGGGTGCGACGTGGATGATGCAGCGCGCGGTGGGCCCGCAGGTCGCCCGGGCGGCCCTGCTGTTCGGCATGCGCTTCGACGCCGACGCCGCCGTGCGGCACGGCTTGGCGTTGAGCGTGGCCGACGATCCGGTCGCCGCGGCCCTGGAACTGGCCGCCGGCCCGGCGGCGGCCCCGCGGGAAGTGGTGCTGGCGACCAAGGCCACCATGCGTGCCACCGTCAGTCCGGGGTCGCTGGACAACGAGCAGCACGAGTTCGCGATGCGCGCCGAGCTCGGGCCGCAGTCGTATTCCATCCAATCACCGGAGTTCGCACAGCGTTTGGCTGCGGCGCAACGCCGGTAG
- a CDS encoding alpha/beta hydrolase, with amino-acid sequence MSVASNQSSPRAWAGAQAARLAAEARGVYQLGNLVLRGGPFALGCFAGWLFTEFPPHVLTGHALSRVSHPSVGRVGMTLAAQRADKTLTTSLEEAFGPEFREQVCHPAAVGALCAPRGGLLGRPGPHRRYAAQTSDISYGPSARDHLLDIWRRDDLAPGCRAPVLIQVPGGAWTLNGRRPQAYTLMSRMVQLGWICVSIDYSKSPRATFPAHLMDVKRAIAWVRENIADYGGDPDFIAITGGSAGGHLASLAALTPNDPTFQPGFEDADTTVQAVAPYYGVYDFTDFENMHPLMLPFLEQFVMKARYADEPERFTSASPVSYVHSDAPPFFVLHGEKDELVPSGQARAFCAALRAAGAATVAQAELGNAHHAFDITPTVRSRLAADAVADFLGVVYGRRVSLLLDSLPLSATSAS; translated from the coding sequence ATGAGCGTGGCCAGTAATCAGTCTTCGCCCCGCGCATGGGCGGGCGCCCAGGCGGCACGCCTGGCGGCCGAGGCCAGGGGTGTCTATCAGCTCGGCAACCTGGTGCTACGCGGCGGGCCGTTCGCCCTGGGCTGTTTCGCCGGATGGCTGTTCACCGAGTTTCCCCCGCACGTTCTTACCGGGCACGCGCTGTCGCGGGTCTCGCACCCGTCCGTCGGCCGGGTCGGCATGACGCTGGCCGCCCAGCGGGCGGACAAGACCCTCACCACGTCGCTGGAGGAGGCCTTCGGCCCCGAGTTTCGTGAGCAGGTGTGTCACCCCGCCGCGGTGGGCGCCCTGTGCGCCCCGCGCGGAGGCCTGTTGGGCCGGCCCGGCCCGCACCGCCGGTACGCCGCGCAGACCTCCGACATATCTTATGGCCCCAGCGCACGCGACCACCTGCTCGATATCTGGCGGCGCGATGACCTGGCCCCCGGCTGCCGCGCACCGGTCCTGATCCAGGTGCCCGGCGGCGCGTGGACACTGAACGGCCGGCGCCCACAGGCCTACACCCTGATGAGCCGCATGGTCCAGCTCGGCTGGATCTGCGTCTCGATCGACTACAGCAAGAGCCCGCGCGCCACCTTCCCCGCGCACCTGATGGACGTGAAGAGGGCGATCGCCTGGGTGCGGGAGAACATCGCCGACTACGGCGGCGACCCCGACTTCATCGCGATCACCGGCGGTTCGGCGGGCGGGCACCTGGCCTCCCTGGCGGCCCTCACCCCGAACGATCCCACCTTCCAACCGGGCTTCGAAGACGCCGACACCACCGTGCAAGCCGTGGCGCCCTACTACGGCGTCTACGACTTCACCGACTTCGAGAACATGCACCCGCTGATGCTGCCGTTCCTCGAGCAGTTCGTGATGAAGGCCCGCTACGCCGACGAGCCCGAACGCTTCACGTCGGCGTCGCCGGTTTCCTACGTGCACAGCGACGCCCCGCCCTTCTTCGTGCTGCACGGCGAGAAGGACGAATTGGTGCCCAGCGGCCAGGCCCGTGCCTTTTGCGCGGCGCTGCGCGCGGCCGGCGCAGCCACTGTGGCCCAGGCCGAACTCGGCAACGCCCACCACGCTTTCGACATCACGCCGACGGTTC
- a CDS encoding cutinase family protein has product MNARRLTRLFGIAVVATWAALLCPPISASAAPCPDVEVTFARGTAEPPGVGGVGQAFIDSLRSQIGGRSLGVYAVNYPAGEDFAPSASAGAGDAHAHVQSMVANCPNTKLVLGGYSQGAMVMDLITIAQASIAGLNPQILTADEADHVAALALFGNPSARYLGAPVSGVSPWYGAKAIDLCAPGDPVCTPGGPLALPSHDEMFSAADLSYQGSGMPGQAATFVAGHL; this is encoded by the coding sequence GTGAACGCACGCCGGTTGACGCGTTTATTCGGTATCGCGGTGGTGGCGACCTGGGCCGCGCTGCTCTGCCCACCGATTTCCGCGTCCGCCGCGCCGTGTCCCGACGTCGAGGTGACGTTCGCCCGCGGCACCGCCGAGCCACCCGGCGTCGGCGGGGTCGGACAGGCATTCATCGACTCGCTGCGCTCCCAGATCGGTGGGCGGTCCCTCGGGGTGTATGCGGTCAACTACCCAGCCGGCGAGGATTTCGCCCCGTCCGCGTCGGCCGGCGCCGGCGACGCCCACGCGCACGTTCAGTCCATGGTGGCGAACTGCCCCAACACCAAATTGGTGCTCGGCGGCTATTCGCAGGGCGCGATGGTGATGGATCTGATCACCATCGCCCAGGCTTCCATCGCGGGCCTGAATCCTCAGATCCTGACGGCCGACGAAGCCGACCATGTGGCGGCGCTGGCCCTGTTCGGCAATCCGTCGGCCCGGTATCTCGGGGCACCGGTGAGTGGTGTCAGCCCGTGGTACGGCGCGAAGGCCATCGACCTGTGTGCGCCCGGCGACCCGGTGTGCACTCCGGGCGGACCCCTGGCGCTGCCGTCGCACGACGAGATGTTCTCGGCGGCGGACCTGTCCTACCAGGGGTCCGGAATGCCCGGTCAGGCCGCCACTTTCGTGGCCGGCCACCTCTGA
- a CDS encoding HpcH/HpaI aldolase/citrate lyase family protein codes for MNLQTAGPGWLFCPADRPERFAKAAAAADVVILDLEDGVAEADKPAARKALQETPLDPERTVVRINAADTAEYPLDLEALAGTAYTTVMLSKTESAAQVTALAPRDVIALLETPRGAVFATEIAAAQGTVALMWGAEDLVATLGGSSSRKADGSYRDVAHHVRSTALLTASTFGRVALDAVHLDIRDLDGLRDEAEDAVALGFGGTVCIHPSQIAVVREAYRPSEERLDWARRVLTAARSERGVFAFEGQMVDSPVLKHAQMTLRRAGETVPE; via the coding sequence GTGAACCTGCAAACCGCGGGCCCCGGCTGGCTGTTCTGCCCGGCCGACCGTCCCGAACGTTTCGCCAAGGCCGCCGCTGCCGCCGATGTGGTGATCCTCGACCTCGAGGACGGGGTGGCCGAGGCGGATAAGCCCGCGGCGCGCAAGGCATTGCAGGAGACACCGCTGGACCCCGAGCGCACCGTGGTGCGGATCAACGCGGCCGACACCGCGGAATATCCCCTCGACCTCGAGGCCCTGGCCGGCACCGCGTACACGACGGTGATGCTGTCCAAGACCGAATCGGCCGCCCAGGTGACGGCGCTGGCGCCGCGCGATGTGATCGCGTTGCTGGAGACGCCGCGCGGCGCGGTGTTCGCCACCGAAATCGCGGCGGCACAGGGCACCGTGGCGCTGATGTGGGGGGCCGAGGATCTGGTCGCCACGCTCGGCGGTAGTTCCAGCCGCAAGGCCGACGGCAGCTACCGCGACGTCGCCCATCACGTCCGGTCGACGGCCCTGCTCACGGCGTCCACCTTCGGTCGGGTGGCGCTCGACGCGGTGCACCTGGACATCCGGGACCTCGACGGCCTGCGCGACGAGGCCGAGGACGCCGTCGCGCTGGGCTTCGGCGGAACGGTGTGTATCCACCCGAGCCAGATCGCGGTGGTGCGCGAGGCGTATCGCCCCAGCGAGGAGCGGCTGGACTGGGCGCGACGGGTACTGACGGCGGCGCGGTCAGAGCGCGGAGTCTTCGCGTTCGAGGGACAGATGGTCGACTCGCCGGTGCTCAAGCACGCGCAGATGACGTTGCGCAGGGCGGGCGAGACCGTCCCCGAGTGA